The Dehalobacter sp. DCM sequence TCCGATCAAGCAGCCGTTTTCCCAGACCGTTTCCCCGTTGTTCTTTTTCGACAATTAAATCTTCGATTAAAGCTGAAGGGCCACCCTCTGCTGTCGATATCAGGATCTGGCAGGTAACCATTCCGATGATACGGTGATTCAGCTCTGCGACATAAATACACCGGTTTTCAGGGTCTTGTAGCAGCATTTCCAAACCGCGTTTTTGTAAAACATCATTGGGGGTAAAATCATTTTCAATGGAAAACAAGTCACTTAATAAATGACTGAGATCCTGTATATCAGCGTAATTCGCTTTCCTTATGAGATAGTTTGGTAGCATACGTACCGCCTTTCAAGCAATTAATTTATTGTAGAAAACAATATCCTTCAAAACCACGAGATACAGGCAGCGGCAATATCAGGAATAAGTAAAACCGAAAGATCGCGCCAAAATATCCGGACGCAGGATTCCTGAATGAAATGAATTGCCGCTATTTAAATTGGACATCCAGACAACGGCTGGCGTAAACAGATCGAGATTCATCATATATAAATTATCATGCGTCCTTTCATATTCCATATATGCTTGTCCGAATCCATCAACGGCTGCTGACGGAACATATTTTACCAAATTGCTCAGAACATCGTCATCATCTCTTAGATAATAAATGACTGTTGATCCGTAAAAAATCGCGTCATTCGTCCTACCTAAAGCACTGTGGGTATTACGGGCGACAGGCGAAACAGGACAAACACCGCTGCCGGATATGATTTTGCCTAAATCATATCCCATTCGGCGTAATCTGAATAAACCTGTCTCTAAGGCTCTTGCAGCGACTTGGACCGTTCCAACAATCGAAGCGGTCGGTGCAATTAAAATATAAAGGTTTTCCAACCTGCAGTTGCATGCCTCTGCAATATGATGAACAATATTATCGGTTGGTAGGGAATTACCTTCCAGGCAGACAACGGCAATTTCGGAAAGGTCTTCACAGCCCAGTGCCTCAAATAATTTGCCTTTATGCATAATGGCGCGGGCAGGCCCGGATGCTGCAAAAAAACAATTGTCTAATTTTATCGTCCATCCAGCGAACTGGGAAGCCATACAGGCCCGGAGCGGATGATCCGTCATGACTTCAATCGACGGCCAATGCAGACCGTTAAAATCATGCCAGTGCAATTGAACATTTGCCAGGCCGCCAAGACAGACTTTAGCAAATTGAAGGCCGGCTTCCAAACTGCCTTCGACATTGACACCACAGTCGAGAACGGTTGCTCCGTTCTTCATATGAGCCTCTATTTGAAATTGATCTGAGTTTGCTATCATTGCTTTGACGAGCGGAAAGGCCAGCATATTCGGGCTCAATTCAGGGATATAATCCAAAGGTAAAGCCATGTCGTACCCCCTATTATCGTTCTTATCCATTATATATCACGGATTTATTTCAGTTCAATAACAGGTGCCCTATTTTTATGTCTGCCCGGCATTTATTAATAATCACAGCCAGGTCAGGAATTTCAATTGAAAAATATACAGTATTCATGTTGTGCGATGTCGGACATATTTATACAAACTGGCGTTTCATGTTATAATTGGGAGAGCTAATAATTCATAAATCATAAGAGAAAATGTTCAATAATTCGCTTTATGATTGTTAATAATAATCGAAATAATTTCTGGAGGGATCCGCGTGCAGCAAAATGTGTATATTATCCTGGCAAATGGCCGGGTTTTTGAAGGAAAACCTTTTGGGGCAGAGGGAGAGACACTTGGCGAAATTGTATTTACCACGGCCATGACAGGATATCTGGAGACGCTTACCGACCCAAGCTATTATGGACAGATCGTCATTCAAACGTTTCCTTTGATCGGTAATTATGGCATTATACCCGCTGATTTTGAGAGTGATTCACCAAAACTCAAAGCCTATGTTGTTCGGGAGTGGTGTCAGGTTCCTTCCAACTTTCGCAGTGAGGGTGACCTTGACACTTTTTTAAAGCAACATAATATTGTTGGCGTATATGGCGTCGATACCCGGGAACTGACCAAAATCATCAGAGAAGTCGGGGTTATGAATGCAAAAATTACGACAAATTTGGATAATATTGAAAAGGATATTGCCGAAATCAATCACTACAAAATAACAGACGCTGTCCGGAGTGTCTCATTCCATCGTAGAGATAACCGGGAAGCAGTAAACGGACTAAATTCGGAGGAATCAGATCCTGACCACTACCGCGTCGTTTTGTGGGATTTTGGGGCGAAGGAAAATATACACCGTGAGCTGGTGAAACGAGGATGTCATGTTATAACGGTGAGTGCCGATACGTCGGCCAAAGAAATCTTGGATTTTCAACCGAATGGCATCATGCTTTCCAACGGGCCGGGCGACCCGGCGGACAATCCGGAAATTATTACTGAGCTGGCAAAACTTGCCGAATCCCGTCTGCCGATTTTTGGGATCTGTCTCGGACACCAACTGCTGGCGTTAGCGCAGGGAGCGAAAACAGCCAAACTCAAATATGGGCATCGCGGCGCGAATCAGCCGGTAAAGGACCTGAAGACCGGACGCGTCTATATTACCAGTCAGAACCATGGTTATGCCGTTATTACCGAGAGTTTGCCTTCGGATGCCCGCCTGCGTTTCCAAAATGCCAACGACGGAACATGCGAGGGGATAGAATATCAGAATATGCCTGCTTTTTCGGTACAATTCCATCCGGAAGCATCAGCAGGGCCGCTGGATACGGGTTATCTGTTTGACCAATTTATCGATTCAATGAGGAAGGACTGCTAGACATGCCGCTAAATAAAGAAATAAAAAAAGTACTCGTCATCGGCTCTGGCCCGATCGTTATTGGGCAGGCTGCCGAATTTGACTATGCAGGAACTCAGGCCTGTCGGGCTTTGAAAGAAGAAGGACTGGAAGTTGTGCTGGTCAATTCTAACCCTGCAACAATTATGACGGATAACGCGATGGCTGATCAGATTTATATAGAACCATTGACGTTAGATACGGTTAAAAGAATCATTATCAAAGAAAAACCGGACAGCATCTTGTCGACACTGGGAGGCCAAACGGGCCTGACACTTTCAATGCAGCTGGCAAAAGAAGGATTTTTAGAAGAGCAGGGCGTCAAATTACTGGGTGCAAACCCTGTCACGATTGATAAAGCGGAAGACCGCCAGATGTTTAAGGATACAATGACGGCCATCGGAGAACCAATTATTCCGTCACTGGTCGTTACGGATGTTCCTGCTGCCGTGGCTTTTGCCGAAGAGATTTCTTATCCGGTCATCGTCCGGCCTGCCTTTACCCTTGGGGGAACCGGCGGGGGTATAGTCTATAATGAAGCTGAACTACGGGAAATCGCTGCCAATGGTCTAAGACTATCCCCCATTACGCAAGTCCTCATTGAAAAATGCATTTCCGGATGGAAGGAGATTGAATTTGAAGTGATGCGTGATCGGGCAGGTAATGTGATCACCGTCTGCAGTATGGAGAATTTTGATCCGGTTGGAGTGCATACCGGCGATAGTATCGTTATCGCGCCGGCCGTTACGCTTTCAGATAAAGAGTACCAGATGCTTCGCTCGGCGGCCTTGAATATCATATCAGCGCTTGAGGTCGAAGGCGGCTGCAACTGCCAGTTTGCGCTGCATCCGGACAGTTTCGACTATGCGGTGATCGAGGTCAATCCAAGGGTTTCCCGCTCGTCCGCCTTAGCTTCCAAAGCAACCGGTTATCCGATTGCCAAGGTGGCTGCGAAAATTGCTATCGGCTATACATTGGATGAGATAAAGAATGCCGTAACCGGGAAGACGTATGCCTGCTTTGAACCGGCTTTGGACTATGTTGTGGTGAAACTGCCCAAGTGGCCGTTTGATAAATTTGTGTACGCCAAGCGTACCCTCGGAACGCAAATGAAAGCCACCGGCGAAGTGATGGCCATCGGTGTCAGTTTTGAGCAGGCCATCATGAAAGCTGTCAGAGGTGCGGAAATCTCTCTTGACAGCCTAAATTTACCCAAGCTGAGTAAACTGACAGACGCACAGATAGAAGAACAACTCTCTGTTTGCAATGATGAGCGGCTTTTTGTCGTGTTCGAAGCCTTGAAGAGAGGGATTACCTGTGAATTGATTCATGAAATAACCCAAATCGATACGTGGTTCCTTTATAAGCTTGCCCATCTTGTTGCTGTGGAAAAGGAATTGGCCGGAGGGGATGTCTCAGAGGAACTATACGAAGAAGCCAAAAAGCTGGGGTATCCCGATAAAGTAATCGAACGGCTTTCCGGCTGCAATATCAATGAGAGAATCGCCCAAGGGATATTAAAGAAACGCTGGGCTTCTTATAAAATGGTCGATACCTGTGCCGCTGAATTTGAGGCGGAAACCCCCTATTTCTATTCGACGTATGATAAGACCAATGAAGCGGAGCAATTTATTCAAGCTCGGAACAGCAGCAAAGAGACGATTGTTGTCTTTGGTTCCGGACCGATTCGGATCGGACAGGGAATCGAATTTGACTATGCTTCTGTACATTGTGTCTGGGCACTGAAAAAGGCAGGTTATGAGGTCGTCATTGTCAATAACAACCCGGAGACAGTATCGACGGACTTTGACACTGCGGATAGACTGTATTTTGAGCCACTGACCAACGAGGATGTTATGAATGTCATTCATACGGAGCAGCCATTCGGTGTTGTCGTTGCATTTGGCGGGCAAACAGCCATTAAGCTGACAAAGTTTTTAGAATCCCAGGGTGTTCGGATCTTGGGAACACCTGCCGACAGCATTGATGCCGCCGAAGACCGGGAACGTTTTGACGCTTTATTAGAGCGGCTATCGATCAAACGCCCTCAAGGGCATACGGTAATGAATACGGACGAGGCACTGCTGGCAGCCAATAAGCTTGGTTATCCGGTCTTGATGCGGCCCTCTTATGTCTTGGGTGGACAGAATATGATTATTGCCTTTAGTGATCAGGATATCTGCGAATACATGGATATTATCCTGGCTTTTAATATCGAAAATCCCGTCTTGATCGATAAATATCTTTCGGGCATTGAGATTGAGGTGGATGCGATCTGTGACGGGGAAGAAATCCTGATCCCCGGTATCATGGAGCATATTGAACGTGCCGGGATCCATTCCGGTGACTCAATCGCAGTCTATCCGGCCTGGAACCTCAGCGGAGAGTTGACGGAACGAGTCATTGACTATTCCAGGAAATTAGCATTGGCATTAAATACCCAAGGATTAGTCAATATTCAGTATGTTGTGCATGCCGGAGAGATCTTTGTTATTGAAGTAAATCCGCGTTCCTCGCGGACTATTCCCTACATCAGCAAAGTAACCGGGGTGCCGATGGTGGACCTTGCGACCCGGGCGATGCTGGGTGAGAAACTGACCGATATGGGCTTTGGTACCGGACTGTATAAGACACCGCCGTATGTTGCCGTTAAAGTTCCGGTTTTCTCTTTTGAGAAGCTGATCGATGTCGATGTCCAGCTGGGGCCGGAAATGAAGTCAACCGGAGAGGTACTCGGTATAGGCAAATCGTTAGCCGAGGCGCTTTATAAGGGACTCGTTGCGGCCGGATATAAGATGGTCAAGCAAGGTGGCGTTCTGATTACCGTGCGTAATAGCGACAAACCTGAAATCGTCGATATTGCCAGAAAATATTCCGAGCTCGGATTTAAACTCTATGCAACACGCGGTACGGCTGCCGCTTTAGAGCAGGCGGGACTGCAGGTGATTACAGTTAAAAAGATTCATGAAGCTGAACAGGATAATATCCAAACGCTTTTAGAAAGCGGCAAGATCCATTACATTATTTCGACTTCGGCCAAGGGTCGTCTGCCTGGGCTTGACAGTGTTAAGATTCGCCGCAAGGCTGTGGAAACAGCCATTCCGTGCCTGACCTCGCTGGATA is a genomic window containing:
- a CDS encoding carbamoyl phosphate synthase small subunit, whose amino-acid sequence is MQQNVYIILANGRVFEGKPFGAEGETLGEIVFTTAMTGYLETLTDPSYYGQIVIQTFPLIGNYGIIPADFESDSPKLKAYVVREWCQVPSNFRSEGDLDTFLKQHNIVGVYGVDTRELTKIIREVGVMNAKITTNLDNIEKDIAEINHYKITDAVRSVSFHRRDNREAVNGLNSEESDPDHYRVVLWDFGAKENIHRELVKRGCHVITVSADTSAKEILDFQPNGIMLSNGPGDPADNPEIITELAKLAESRLPIFGICLGHQLLALAQGAKTAKLKYGHRGANQPVKDLKTGRVYITSQNHGYAVITESLPSDARLRFQNANDGTCEGIEYQNMPAFSVQFHPEASAGPLDTGYLFDQFIDSMRKDC
- a CDS encoding GNAT family N-acetyltransferase, producing the protein MLPNYLIRKANYADIQDLSHLLSDLFSIENDFTPNDVLQKRGLEMLLQDPENRCIYVAELNHRIIGMVTCQILISTAEGGPSALIEDLIVEKEQRGNGLGKRLLDRIEQWAAEKGARRFQLLADKNNTPALDFYKKNSWHGTQLICLRKNQNL
- the carB gene encoding carbamoyl-phosphate synthase large subunit; the protein is MPLNKEIKKVLVIGSGPIVIGQAAEFDYAGTQACRALKEEGLEVVLVNSNPATIMTDNAMADQIYIEPLTLDTVKRIIIKEKPDSILSTLGGQTGLTLSMQLAKEGFLEEQGVKLLGANPVTIDKAEDRQMFKDTMTAIGEPIIPSLVVTDVPAAVAFAEEISYPVIVRPAFTLGGTGGGIVYNEAELREIAANGLRLSPITQVLIEKCISGWKEIEFEVMRDRAGNVITVCSMENFDPVGVHTGDSIVIAPAVTLSDKEYQMLRSAALNIISALEVEGGCNCQFALHPDSFDYAVIEVNPRVSRSSALASKATGYPIAKVAAKIAIGYTLDEIKNAVTGKTYACFEPALDYVVVKLPKWPFDKFVYAKRTLGTQMKATGEVMAIGVSFEQAIMKAVRGAEISLDSLNLPKLSKLTDAQIEEQLSVCNDERLFVVFEALKRGITCELIHEITQIDTWFLYKLAHLVAVEKELAGGDVSEELYEEAKKLGYPDKVIERLSGCNINERIAQGILKKRWASYKMVDTCAAEFEAETPYFYSTYDKTNEAEQFIQARNSSKETIVVFGSGPIRIGQGIEFDYASVHCVWALKKAGYEVVIVNNNPETVSTDFDTADRLYFEPLTNEDVMNVIHTEQPFGVVVAFGGQTAIKLTKFLESQGVRILGTPADSIDAAEDRERFDALLERLSIKRPQGHTVMNTDEALLAANKLGYPVLMRPSYVLGGQNMIIAFSDQDICEYMDIILAFNIENPVLIDKYLSGIEIEVDAICDGEEILIPGIMEHIERAGIHSGDSIAVYPAWNLSGELTERVIDYSRKLALALNTQGLVNIQYVVHAGEIFVIEVNPRSSRTIPYISKVTGVPMVDLATRAMLGEKLTDMGFGTGLYKTPPYVAVKVPVFSFEKLIDVDVQLGPEMKSTGEVLGIGKSLAEALYKGLVAAGYKMVKQGGVLITVRNSDKPEIVDIARKYSELGFKLYATRGTAAALEQAGLQVITVKKIHEAEQDNIQTLLESGKIHYIISTSAKGRLPGLDSVKIRRKAVETAIPCLTSLDTANALANSLKSRYSQYNTELVDINDMRSERKTLTFTKMQSCGNDYLYFNCFDQQIDSPESLSVYLSDRHYGIGADGIVLIKRSDVADARMQMFNRDGSEGKMSGNALTCIGKYLYDNRIIVKEEIHIETLSGIKKLRLYIYNGKVDSVCLDMGRAELQPSKIPVRLEGEVIINQPVTIGDKDYHITCVSMGNPHCAIFTENLDSINMDTDGPALEYSQLFPERVNVEFITMIDRNTLKMRVWERGNGETLAAGTSACAAVVAAVLNGRCQKDQHVLVKLKGGDLTVRYTDDAVYMTGKPEKVFEGSVDV
- the mch gene encoding methenyltetrahydromethanopterin cyclohydrolase; its protein translation is MALPLDYIPELSPNMLAFPLVKAMIANSDQFQIEAHMKNGATVLDCGVNVEGSLEAGLQFAKVCLGGLANVQLHWHDFNGLHWPSIEVMTDHPLRACMASQFAGWTIKLDNCFFAASGPARAIMHKGKLFEALGCEDLSEIAVVCLEGNSLPTDNIVHHIAEACNCRLENLYILIAPTASIVGTVQVAARALETGLFRLRRMGYDLGKIISGSGVCPVSPVARNTHSALGRTNDAIFYGSTVIYYLRDDDDVLSNLVKYVPSAAVDGFGQAYMEYERTHDNLYMMNLDLFTPAVVWMSNLNSGNSFHSGILRPDILARSFGFTYS